A genomic segment from Aulosira sp. FACHB-615 encodes:
- a CDS encoding ankyrin repeat domain-containing protein — protein sequence MEKIHIDVQQGNIAGVADKIANGVDIECLDEYSQQTPLMCAVSSSNAGVEMIRFLLENGANVNAVEPESQNTVLGLAVQSGNLDKIQLILDAGADINYQTSDGYDVLIHAMYGRDIVQDENLISTLNLLISRGAAVNGMSSYSESAIKVAAHVGRFDAVQLLLNAGANPEQLEWTELMHAIVFGSLEQVKFLLEQGADQNVRDCWDRTPWLLSIQVGELPKAKLLLAAGANHNDVGNCGKTPLMYAIENNRLEVLKWLIAEGFDIEATDEFSNTALIMAAEYGATDCVKILLEAGANPSSINHCDDKAIKVAKNKEIVRMLIASGEDISDINDDMRRSLTGIDNNKFSLSQVTPEQYFAGKQPRFGKSNPELMEIPFWQAMICHGCSAYAAKNFFDDTENWQDKVWSYDRFGRSITQLPDGRIIEIAGEHEDSYDPDFCIYNDVVVYQGDGNFQIFGYPQDVFPPTDFHSATLVGEYIYIIGNLGYFGTRIYHETPVYRLNIHTFVIEKVATDGEKPGWISKHKAIYQETDKIHITGGNLWVINNEKIEDYIDNSVDYVLDLSDLTWSRATV from the coding sequence ATGGAAAAAATTCATATTGATGTCCAGCAGGGCAACATTGCAGGAGTCGCAGATAAAATAGCCAATGGTGTTGATATTGAATGCCTAGACGAGTATTCCCAGCAAACACCATTAATGTGTGCAGTTAGTAGTTCCAATGCAGGGGTTGAGATGATTCGCTTTCTCTTAGAAAATGGCGCGAATGTCAATGCTGTTGAACCAGAATCTCAAAATACCGTACTTGGGTTAGCTGTGCAGTCAGGAAATCTCGATAAAATCCAATTGATTCTCGATGCTGGAGCCGATATTAACTATCAAACTTCAGATGGATATGATGTCTTAATTCATGCTATGTATGGTCGAGATATTGTCCAAGATGAAAACTTAATATCAACTTTGAATTTACTCATCTCTAGAGGTGCTGCTGTCAATGGGATGAGTAGCTATAGTGAATCTGCAATTAAAGTAGCTGCTCATGTTGGGAGATTTGATGCTGTCCAATTATTATTGAACGCAGGTGCTAACCCAGAGCAACTGGAATGGACAGAATTAATGCACGCTATAGTTTTTGGCAGCCTAGAGCAAGTAAAGTTCTTGCTAGAACAAGGCGCAGATCAAAATGTGCGTGATTGTTGGGATAGAACTCCTTGGTTATTGAGTATTCAGGTAGGTGAATTACCTAAAGCTAAATTACTCCTAGCGGCGGGAGCAAATCACAACGATGTGGGAAACTGCGGAAAAACGCCGTTAATGTATGCAATAGAAAATAATAGACTGGAAGTATTAAAGTGGCTAATTGCAGAGGGATTTGATATTGAAGCTACTGATGAATTTAGTAACACTGCGTTAATCATGGCGGCAGAGTATGGTGCTACTGATTGCGTCAAAATTTTACTAGAAGCTGGCGCAAACCCCAGCAGTATAAATCATTGCGATGACAAAGCCATTAAGGTAGCGAAAAATAAAGAAATTGTCAGAATGTTAATTGCATCTGGTGAAGATATCAGCGATATTAACGATGATATGCGGCGATCGCTCACCGGAATTGACAACAACAAATTTTCATTATCACAAGTAACTCCAGAGCAATATTTTGCTGGCAAACAGCCGCGCTTTGGCAAAAGCAATCCAGAGTTGATGGAAATACCATTTTGGCAGGCAATGATTTGTCATGGTTGTTCTGCTTATGCAGCTAAAAATTTTTTTGATGATACAGAAAATTGGCAAGATAAAGTATGGAGCTACGACCGCTTTGGCAGAAGCATTACACAATTACCAGATGGCAGAATTATCGAAATTGCTGGTGAACATGAAGACTCCTATGACCCTGATTTTTGTATATATAACGATGTGGTAGTTTATCAAGGTGATGGTAATTTTCAGATTTTTGGCTATCCCCAAGATGTATTTCCCCCAACTGATTTTCATTCTGCCACATTAGTTGGAGAATACATATATATCATTGGCAACTTAGGATATTTCGGTACAAGAATTTATCATGAAACTCCAGTTTATAGATTAAATATCCACACATTTGTCATAGAAAAAGTAGCAACAGATGGAGAAAAACCAGGATGGATCAGTAAACACAAAGCTATCTATCAAGAAACAGATAAAATACACATTACTGGTGGTAACTTGTGGGTGATTAATAATGAGAAAATAGAAGATTATATAGATAATTCAGTTGATTACGTTTTAGATTTAAGTGACTTGACTTGGAGCCGCGCGACCGTTTAA
- a CDS encoding APC family permease, which translates to MKKEISAHQSLHGLKPECLSFTEVLAQSFAVIAPTTIPASNIGLIVALSGNGTWLSFLIGLVGLLFVSININQFASRSASPGSLYSYITKGLGATAGVICGWSLVLAYLFTGMSVLCGFANFSGVLIGHLGIHPSSITLLAIGAGISWYAAYKDIQLSAVAMLWMEGISIFLIAILCLIIWAHQGFALDMSQLTLADTTPGSIATGLVLVMFAFSGFESATSLGDEAKNPLRTIPKSVMGSVILAGLFYVCTTYIEVLGFSHAGVSITNTEEPLGLLSRQAGVGLLGELVGLGALFSFFACILGSINPASRVFFLMARHGLFHSSLGTAHAANKTPHVAVTMCSLIMFLVPAGMSFLNIKLFDCMGYLGAICSYGFLTVYILISIAAPVYLYKINKLRRRDIAFSILGVGFMMIPVLGSIGIPGSSLFPVPEAPYDAFPYLFLMYIVATSGWFIVKRRRSPHLVAGMRQGIEEIHARFSDRSKIP; encoded by the coding sequence ATGAAAAAGGAAATTTCTGCTCATCAAAGTCTGCATGGCTTAAAGCCAGAATGTCTGTCTTTCACGGAAGTGTTAGCGCAATCTTTTGCGGTAATTGCACCAACAACAATACCCGCATCTAACATTGGTTTAATCGTTGCACTTTCGGGTAACGGTACTTGGCTAAGTTTTTTGATTGGCTTAGTGGGACTATTATTTGTCAGTATTAATATCAATCAATTTGCTAGTCGTTCGGCATCTCCAGGTTCACTTTATTCCTACATCACCAAAGGTTTAGGTGCAACAGCCGGAGTGATTTGTGGCTGGAGTTTAGTACTAGCTTATTTATTCACGGGGATGTCTGTGCTTTGCGGTTTTGCCAATTTTAGTGGTGTTTTAATTGGGCATTTAGGCATTCATCCTTCAAGTATTACATTACTGGCGATCGGTGCTGGAATTTCTTGGTATGCAGCTTACAAAGATATCCAACTTTCTGCTGTCGCTATGTTGTGGATGGAAGGAATATCAATTTTTTTAATTGCTATCTTGTGCTTGATTATCTGGGCGCACCAAGGTTTTGCCTTGGATATGTCTCAACTGACCTTGGCTGATACCACTCCGGGTAGTATAGCGACGGGATTGGTGTTAGTCATGTTTGCATTTTCTGGCTTTGAAAGTGCCACATCTTTGGGTGATGAAGCGAAAAATCCCTTGCGAACCATACCAAAATCAGTCATGGGTAGTGTAATTTTGGCTGGGTTGTTTTATGTTTGCACAACTTATATAGAAGTCTTGGGTTTTAGCCATGCTGGCGTATCTATTACCAACACAGAGGAACCGTTAGGATTGTTATCCCGACAGGCAGGAGTCGGCCTTTTGGGTGAATTAGTGGGTTTGGGTGCTTTGTTTAGCTTCTTTGCTTGCATTCTAGGTAGTATCAACCCCGCCTCTAGAGTTTTCTTTTTGATGGCGCGTCATGGTTTATTTCATTCATCGTTAGGTACAGCCCACGCAGCTAATAAAACACCTCATGTTGCAGTCACAATGTGTTCTTTGATTATGTTCCTTGTGCCGGCGGGGATGTCTTTTTTGAATATCAAGCTGTTTGATTGTATGGGCTATTTGGGGGCTATTTGTAGCTATGGATTTTTGACTGTCTATATTTTGATTTCCATTGCTGCACCTGTTTATCTGTATAAAATCAACAAGCTACGCCGCCGAGATATCGCGTTTTCTATCCTTGGGGTTGGTTTTATGATGATTCCGGTTTTGGGTAGTATTGGCATCCCTGGTAGTAGCCTATTTCCAGTTCCGGAAGCGCCTTATGATGCCTTTCCCTACTTATTCTTGATGTACATAGTTGCAACTAGCGGCTGGTTCATTGTCAAAAGAAGACGTTCTCCCCACTTAGTTGCAGGAATGCGCCAAGGAATTGAAGAGATCCACGCCAGATTTAGCGATCGCAGCAAAATTCCTTAA
- a CDS encoding cadmium resistance transporter gives MNGLVTAISTGAFAFSATNIDDLVILTLFFSQINAKFRRWHIIVGQYLGFTALVMASLPGFFGGLILPRPWIGLFGLVPIAIGIKCLLSQEEDESATVEPQTEASPDTLLAKLFNLQTYSVAAVTFANGTDNISIYVPLFASATWESLLVILGVFFTLVGCLCYVANQLTNQTAIANLLTRYGNNFMPFVLMGLGAFIVIDSGSLTLLNLS, from the coding sequence ATGAACGGGTTAGTTACAGCAATTAGTACCGGGGCATTTGCCTTTAGCGCCACAAATATCGACGATTTAGTGATACTGACGCTATTTTTCTCCCAGATTAACGCCAAGTTTCGCCGTTGGCATATCATTGTCGGGCAGTATCTTGGTTTTACAGCACTGGTAATGGCAAGTCTGCCGGGTTTTTTTGGTGGCTTAATCCTACCACGTCCGTGGATTGGGCTGTTTGGTTTAGTTCCCATTGCTATTGGGATCAAGTGCTTATTGAGTCAAGAAGAAGATGAATCAGCCACAGTAGAACCACAAACAGAAGCATCGCCAGACACTTTGTTAGCCAAATTATTCAATTTGCAGACTTACAGTGTAGCAGCCGTGACATTTGCCAATGGTACTGACAATATTAGTATTTATGTGCCTTTGTTCGCCAGCGCCACTTGGGAAAGTTTATTAGTAATTTTGGGTGTGTTTTTTACGTTGGTGGGATGTTTGTGTTACGTAGCTAATCAATTAACTAACCAAACTGCGATCGCTAACTTGTTAACTCGTTATGGGAATAATTTTATGCCTTTTGTACTCATGGGGCTAGGCGCTTTTATTGTTATTGACAGTGGCAGCTTAACTTTACTCAATTTATCTTGA
- a CDS encoding sulfite exporter TauE/SafE family protein, which translates to MNILEFSLLVWLGSFSAGFVGALTGLGGGVVIVPLLTSVFGVDIRYAVGASLVSVIATSLGAASTYIKKGYTNLRLGMFLEVATTIGAIIGAMIAVFVSVKMLTIVLAIVLIYSAYLSQRPRIEIDQDQPADPLANYFNLNGTYPTPDGLMSYQVNAVPAGFSVMFVAGILSGLLGIGSGAFKVLAMDQAMRIPFKVSTTTSNFMIGVTAAASAGVYLARGYIDPGLSMPVMLGVLPGAFLGAKVLIGAKTQILRIIFSLVLVVMAFKMVYNSLIGGL; encoded by the coding sequence TTGAACATACTAGAATTTTCTTTACTAGTTTGGCTTGGTTCATTTAGTGCTGGCTTTGTCGGTGCGTTAACGGGTTTGGGTGGTGGAGTTGTCATTGTCCCCCTATTAACTTCCGTCTTTGGCGTAGATATTCGCTATGCTGTCGGTGCTTCCTTAGTCTCTGTGATTGCGACTTCCTTGGGTGCAGCCTCCACATATATCAAAAAAGGCTACACCAATTTACGCCTAGGCATGTTTTTAGAAGTTGCTACGACAATTGGGGCAATTATTGGGGCGATGATTGCGGTATTTGTCTCTGTTAAAATGTTGACGATTGTCTTAGCGATCGTTTTGATTTATTCAGCATATCTTTCGCAACGACCCAGAATAGAAATTGATCAAGATCAACCCGCAGATCCTTTAGCCAATTATTTCAACCTCAATGGTACTTATCCCACTCCCGATGGCTTGATGTCTTATCAAGTTAATGCTGTACCAGCAGGGTTTAGTGTGATGTTCGTTGCTGGAATTTTATCAGGATTACTTGGCATTGGTTCAGGTGCATTCAAGGTACTAGCAATGGATCAAGCCATGCGTATACCTTTTAAAGTTTCTACTACCACTAGCAATTTTATGATTGGTGTCACCGCCGCCGCATCCGCCGGGGTTTATTTAGCCAGAGGTTACATCGATCCGGGATTATCAATGCCGGTGATGTTAGGAGTATTACCTGGCGCTTTTTTAGGAGCCAAAGTGCTTATAGGTGCTAAAACACAAATTTTGCGAATTATTTTCAGTCTTGTGCTAGTAGTAATGGCTTTTAAAATGGTCTATAACAGTCTAATAGGGGGGCTGTAA
- a CDS encoding phosphatase PAP2 family protein: protein MDAEKRTPVSFIRNLLVARWRSLLLLFVGVYLPLQIFQVLAVQVWQYQAGFPWDVPILLAVHSTANPQLDTLAVALTKLGSFWTVLPILITIALILLWQKRWRSLVYLLITALGSAFINRTAKELWHRLRPDFWTSLAPELDFSFPSGHAMTSTTLAIILLILAWQSSWRWVVWIFGSLYILTIAWTRLYLGVHFPSDILAGWMVAIAWGTGVSMIIKPHLVKTLPVPGVQPAAETTLLPEEQEKLATHE from the coding sequence ATGGATGCAGAGAAAAGGACACCTGTTTCTTTTATCAGAAATCTGCTGGTTGCCCGTTGGCGATCGCTTTTACTTCTATTTGTAGGAGTATATTTACCATTGCAGATATTTCAAGTTTTGGCTGTGCAAGTTTGGCAATATCAAGCTGGCTTCCCTTGGGATGTGCCGATTTTATTGGCGGTTCACTCTACAGCCAACCCCCAGTTAGATACTTTGGCGGTGGCGCTGACTAAGTTGGGGTCATTTTGGACTGTGCTGCCAATTTTAATCACAATTGCCCTGATATTACTCTGGCAAAAACGCTGGAGATCGCTAGTTTACTTGTTAATCACTGCCTTGGGAAGTGCCTTTATCAACCGCACTGCTAAGGAATTATGGCATCGTCTCCGCCCAGATTTTTGGACATCCCTCGCCCCAGAGTTAGATTTTTCTTTTCCTAGCGGCCATGCTATGACGAGTACTACCTTGGCTATTATCTTGTTGATTTTAGCTTGGCAAAGTTCTTGGCGCTGGGTGGTATGGATTTTTGGTAGCTTGTATATATTAACTATTGCCTGGACACGCCTGTATTTGGGAGTTCACTTTCCCAGTGATATTCTCGCAGGTTGGATGGTGGCGATCGCTTGGGGAACTGGCGTGAGTATGATTATTAAACCCCATCTGGTGAAAACTTTACCTGTCCCTGGTGTACAACCTGCGGCGGAAACTACTTTACTCCCAGAAGAACAGGAAAAATTAGCCACTCACGAGTAA
- the hisD gene encoding histidinol dehydrogenase, with protein sequence MQLLKTTDTDFSTAFQALVNNRREATVDVSGTVRGILADVKVRGDAAVKEYTTRFDHFSPESLHLSADFIATQAAKCPADVRVALELAAERISSFHQKQLPQDIGYTDVTGVKLGLNWVSLSQVGIYVPGGRASYPSSVLMNALPAKIAGVERIVMTVPMPRGEINPAVLAAAQVAGVTEIYSIGGAQAVAALAYGTETIKPVDKVVGPGNAYVAEAKRQVFGTVGIDSIAGPSEILVVADDQNNSEWIAWDLLSQAEHDPSAQSILITDSAVFAQQVITAVELVLTKLSTQAVASDSWLNHGAVIVVGDLAESIPLLNQLAPEHVELCVDNPQLLASQIKCAGSLFLGRYTPEAIGDYLGGPNHVLPTSRSARFASGLSVYDFLKRITYLECNQAALQEIGKAAVTLAEAEGLPAHAGSVAVRLQSLE encoded by the coding sequence ATGCAGCTACTTAAAACAACTGACACAGATTTTTCCACCGCGTTCCAAGCACTCGTCAATAATCGCCGGGAAGCCACGGTTGATGTTAGTGGTACAGTACGCGGCATTCTGGCTGATGTAAAAGTGCGGGGTGATGCCGCAGTTAAGGAATATACTACTCGTTTCGACCATTTCAGCCCAGAATCTTTGCATCTGAGTGCGGATTTTATCGCCACCCAAGCCGCCAAATGTCCGGCTGATGTGAGAGTCGCCCTGGAATTAGCCGCCGAACGCATTAGCAGCTTTCACCAAAAACAACTGCCCCAAGATATTGGTTACACCGACGTAACAGGGGTAAAACTCGGTTTAAATTGGGTTTCTCTCTCGCAAGTGGGTATTTACGTCCCTGGTGGACGCGCCAGCTATCCTAGTTCGGTGTTGATGAATGCTTTACCTGCCAAAATTGCTGGGGTGGAACGCATTGTGATGACCGTACCTATGCCACGGGGTGAAATTAACCCGGCTGTGTTAGCGGCGGCACAGGTGGCTGGCGTAACAGAAATATATAGTATTGGTGGGGCGCAAGCAGTAGCCGCCCTCGCCTACGGGACAGAAACGATTAAACCTGTAGATAAAGTGGTTGGCCCTGGTAATGCTTATGTTGCGGAAGCCAAACGGCAGGTATTCGGGACTGTGGGTATCGATAGCATAGCTGGCCCTTCGGAAATTTTGGTGGTAGCCGATGATCAAAATAACTCAGAGTGGATAGCTTGGGATTTGTTATCGCAAGCAGAACACGACCCCAGCGCCCAATCTATTTTAATTACTGATTCGGCAGTTTTCGCCCAGCAAGTGATCACCGCCGTTGAATTAGTTCTTACCAAACTATCTACTCAAGCAGTGGCGAGTGATAGTTGGCTAAATCATGGTGCAGTTATTGTAGTGGGTGATTTGGCTGAAAGTATACCATTGCTGAATCAATTGGCTCCTGAACACGTTGAGTTATGCGTAGATAACCCGCAGTTACTCGCCAGTCAAATTAAATGCGCCGGTAGTTTGTTTTTAGGACGCTACACCCCAGAGGCGATAGGTGATTATTTGGGCGGCCCTAACCATGTCTTACCAACTTCTCGTTCGGCGCGGTTTGCTTCTGGTTTGAGTGTGTATGATTTTCTCAAACGCATTACTTATTTAGAATGCAATCAAGCCGCGTTGCAAGAAATTGGTAAAGCTGCGGTGACTTTAGCTGAGGCGGAAGGTTTACCAGCCCATGCTGGTAGTGTGGCTGTACGTTTGCAATCACTTGAATAG
- a CDS encoding DUF1634 domain-containing protein: protein MYEFNSIFRWQSSTSAETEVATITLPAEEPDSDIQQLEEQRHNSEINSSQIVSKTASEQQLEYILSNLLKYGVLIASAVVLLGGILYLIHHGSEPATYQVFHGEPSEFRSPAGVFNAVLAGSRRGIIQLGLLLLIATPVLRVIISLLAFIFKRELTYIVVTLLVLASLTYSLVGAYF from the coding sequence ATGTATGAGTTTAATTCTATTTTTCGTTGGCAATCATCAACATCAGCAGAGACTGAAGTCGCAACAATTACCTTGCCAGCAGAAGAACCAGACTCAGATATTCAACAATTAGAAGAACAACGCCATAACAGTGAGATTAATAGTAGTCAGATAGTCAGCAAAACAGCCAGCGAACAGCAATTAGAATACATACTCAGTAATCTTTTAAAGTATGGTGTGTTAATAGCTAGTGCTGTGGTGTTGTTGGGTGGAATATTATATTTAATTCACCACGGTTCTGAACCTGCTACATATCAAGTTTTTCACGGTGAACCCTCAGAGTTTCGTTCCCCTGCTGGTGTCTTCAATGCAGTTTTAGCAGGTAGCCGTCGAGGGATTATTCAATTAGGTTTATTACTATTAATTGCCACACCTGTTTTACGTGTAATTATTTCTTTATTGGCTTTTATCTTCAAGCGCGAATTAACTTATATTGTTGTAACTCTGTTGGTATTAGCTAGTTTAACTTATAGTTTAGTAGGAGCTTATTTTTAA